In the genome of Deinococcus deserti VCD115, one region contains:
- the scpA gene encoding methylmalonyl-CoA mutase: MTDLSAWKALAQKDLKGGDPATLNRETPEGLTLKALYTRADLPEGGAADTLPGLPPFTRGPRATMYAARPWTIRQYAGFSTAEESNAFYRRNLAAGQKGLSVAFDLATHRGYDSDHPRVVGDVGKAGVAIDSVEDMKLLFADIPLSEMSVSMTMNGAVLPILAGYIVAAQEQGAALDQLSGTIQNDILKEFMVRNTYIYPPEPSMRIIADIISYTARNMPRFNSISISGYHLQEAGANAALELAYTLADGLEYVRAALKAGLNIDEFAGRLSFFFGIGMNFYTEVAKLRAARLLWSELIEQFGPQKPMSRALRTHCQTSGWSLTEQDAYNNIVRTTIEAMAAVFGGTQSLHTNAFDEAIGLPTDFSARIARNTQLVLQEETGIPDVIDPWGGSYMMERLTADLADKARELMREVEELGGMAKAIESGVPKLRIEESAARKQARIDRGEDVIVGVNKYRPTMETPIEVLDIDNAAVRDSQIARLQRIRAERDGNAVEQALHALEECARSGQGNLLALSVEAMRVRATVGEVSDALERVWGRHSAEIRTLSGVYAAGYAGDEGFAALQRDIEAFAEAEGRRPRILVVKMGQDGHDRGAKVIATGFADLGFDVDVGPLFQTPEEAARQAVENDVHVVGVSSQAAGHRTLVPQLIQALRAQGAGDVLVVVGGVIPQQDYAALRDAGAAGIFGPGTPILHSAREVLELLRDRQPV, encoded by the coding sequence ATGACCGACCTGAGCGCGTGGAAAGCCCTGGCGCAGAAGGATCTGAAGGGCGGCGACCCCGCAACCCTGAACCGCGAGACACCTGAAGGCCTGACCCTCAAGGCGCTGTACACCCGTGCCGATCTGCCTGAAGGGGGCGCGGCGGATACCCTTCCGGGCCTGCCGCCCTTTACCCGTGGCCCCCGCGCCACCATGTACGCCGCCCGGCCGTGGACCATCCGGCAATACGCGGGCTTTTCCACCGCCGAGGAATCCAACGCTTTTTACCGCCGCAACTTGGCCGCCGGGCAAAAAGGTCTGTCGGTGGCGTTTGATCTGGCGACCCACCGAGGCTACGACTCGGACCACCCCCGGGTGGTGGGTGACGTGGGCAAGGCTGGCGTGGCTATTGACTCGGTCGAGGATATGAAGCTTCTGTTCGCTGACATTCCCCTCTCGGAGATGTCGGTGTCCATGACCATGAACGGCGCGGTGCTGCCGATTCTGGCAGGCTATATCGTGGCTGCGCAGGAGCAGGGTGCGGCCCTGGATCAGCTGTCCGGCACCATCCAGAACGACATTCTCAAAGAGTTCATGGTGCGCAACACCTACATCTACCCGCCCGAGCCCAGCATGCGCATCATCGCGGACATCATCAGCTACACCGCCCGCAACATGCCGCGCTTTAATTCCATCTCCATCTCGGGTTACCACCTGCAGGAAGCGGGGGCCAACGCCGCGCTGGAACTCGCCTATACCCTGGCCGACGGCCTGGAGTACGTGCGGGCTGCATTGAAGGCCGGACTGAACATCGACGAGTTCGCCGGGCGCCTCAGCTTTTTCTTCGGCATCGGCATGAACTTCTACACCGAGGTCGCCAAGCTGCGCGCCGCACGGCTGTTGTGGAGCGAACTGATCGAGCAGTTCGGCCCGCAGAAGCCCATGAGCCGGGCGCTGCGCACCCACTGTCAGACCTCCGGATGGTCCCTGACCGAGCAGGACGCCTACAACAACATCGTGCGCACAACCATCGAGGCCATGGCCGCCGTGTTCGGCGGGACCCAGAGCCTGCACACCAATGCCTTCGACGAAGCGATTGGACTGCCAACTGACTTTTCCGCCCGGATTGCGCGCAATACCCAGCTTGTACTGCAGGAAGAGACCGGCATTCCAGACGTGATCGACCCCTGGGGCGGCAGCTACATGATGGAGCGCCTGACGGCTGATCTGGCCGACAAAGCCCGCGAGCTGATGCGGGAGGTCGAGGAACTGGGCGGCATGGCCAAGGCCATCGAGTCCGGGGTGCCCAAATTGCGCATCGAGGAATCGGCTGCGCGCAAACAGGCCCGGATTGACCGCGGCGAAGACGTGATTGTCGGCGTGAACAAGTACCGGCCCACCATGGAAACGCCCATCGAGGTGCTGGACATCGACAACGCCGCCGTACGCGACTCGCAGATCGCCCGTTTGCAGCGCATCCGCGCCGAGCGCGACGGAAACGCAGTGGAGCAGGCCCTGCACGCGCTGGAAGAGTGCGCCCGCAGCGGACAGGGCAACCTGCTCGCGCTGAGCGTGGAGGCCATGCGCGTGCGCGCCACCGTAGGCGAGGTCAGCGACGCACTGGAACGGGTCTGGGGGCGCCATTCCGCCGAGATCCGGACCCTCAGTGGCGTGTACGCCGCCGGATACGCCGGGGACGAAGGTTTCGCTGCCCTGCAACGCGACATCGAGGCCTTTGCCGAGGCCGAGGGCCGCCGGCCACGCATTCTGGTGGTCAAGATGGGCCAGGACGGTCACGACCGCGGGGCCAAGGTGATTGCCACCGGCTTTGCCGACCTGGGCTTCGACGTGGATGTGGGCCCACTGTTCCAGACCCCCGAGGAGGCTGCCCGCCAGGCGGTCGAAAACGACGTTCACGTGGTGGGCGTCAGCAGTCAGGCGGCCGGGCACAGAACCCTGGTGCCCCAGCTGATCCAGGCCCTGCGTGCCCAGGGAGCCGGGGACGTCCTGGTGGTCGTGGGCGGCGTGATTCCGCAGCAAGACTACGCAGCCCTGCGCGACGCAGGCGCCGCCGGGATCTTCGGCCCCGGCACACCCATCCTGCATAGCGCACGGGAAGTTCTGGAACTGTTGCGTGACCGTCAACCCGTCTGA
- the rpe gene encoding ribulose-phosphate 3-epimerase, protein MSRASRLGRVQPVTDPAVPHPVKLAPSLLACDFARLGEELQAIQGADWAHVDVMDGAFVPNISFGLPILAAARRASSLFMDVHLMIQHPERYLRDFAEAGADGLTVHVESTPHLHRAVQQIRELGKKAGVTLNPGTPLEALRPVLADVDLVLIMSVNPGFGGQKFIPSSLERIRTLRRWLDDLGSAAEIQVDGGVTPQNARAVVHAGATCLVAGSAVYGPDGAQAGLERLREALK, encoded by the coding sequence ATGAGCAGGGCGTCCCGGCTTGGTAGAGTGCAGCCTGTGACCGACCCCGCCGTGCCCCACCCCGTCAAACTCGCTCCAAGCCTCCTGGCCTGCGACTTCGCCCGTCTTGGAGAGGAACTGCAGGCCATTCAGGGAGCGGACTGGGCGCATGTAGACGTGATGGACGGCGCCTTCGTGCCGAATATCAGCTTCGGGTTGCCGATTCTGGCCGCAGCCCGGCGGGCCAGTTCGCTGTTCATGGACGTCCACCTGATGATCCAGCACCCTGAACGCTATCTGCGCGACTTTGCCGAAGCTGGTGCTGACGGCCTGACGGTCCATGTGGAGTCCACCCCGCATCTGCACCGCGCAGTGCAGCAGATCCGCGAACTGGGCAAGAAAGCGGGTGTCACCCTGAATCCCGGCACGCCCCTCGAAGCGCTCAGGCCCGTGCTGGCCGATGTCGACCTGGTCCTGATCATGAGTGTCAATCCGGGTTTTGGCGGTCAGAAGTTTATCCCGTCCAGCCTCGAGCGCATCCGGACCCTGCGCCGCTGGCTGGACGATCTGGGCAGCGCGGCCGAGATTCAGGTTGACGGGGGCGTGACTCCGCAGAACGCCCGCGCGGTGGTTCATGCCGGCGCCACCTGCCTGGTGGCCGGCAGCGCCGTGTACGGCCCGGACGGCGCTCAGGCCGGGCTCGAGCGCCTTCGCGAGGCCCTCAAGTGA